The following are encoded together in the Penicillium digitatum chromosome 3, complete sequence genome:
- a CDS encoding COP9 signalosome subunit 8 (CsnH), putative — MELPPLTMEQLSQLVASNAPPSQLFEGLSRYELQACIISAGVNCSSTDDAHSTLLSLFYSGFFLVHLLTDQVPEARALTKRIPEALLQQDPSLQNCLALLRAVWQTQHGQVYQVLRGLPWPDVLQPLVRRYESFFQDKTLIAVSRSYEAIRLVTAATHLGLDEQLAEQEDPNIITNFTKCGWTWDPEPKLLYPKPIVVSAAEPQSSNGIRKAMAMLGTRAG, encoded by the exons ATGGAGCTGCCACCGCTGACCATGGAGCAGCTCTCGCAGCTGGTGGCCTCCAACGCTCCACCGTCACAGCTATTCGAAGGCTTATCGCGATATGAGCTTCAGGCTTGCATCATTTCTGCAGGGGTTAACTGTTCCAGTACAGATGATGCTCATTCTACGCTACTGAGCCTGTTCTACTCGggcttcttcctcgtccatCTTCTTACCGATCAAGT ACCTGAAGCTCGCGCCTTAACAAAACGAATTCCCGAAGCACTACTGCAACAGGATCCTTCTCTACAGAACTGCTTGGCTTTACTGCGAGCGGTATGGCAGACTCAACATGGCCAGGTCTACCAGGTGCTCCGAGGGCTACCTTGGCCTGATGTCTTACAGCCACTGGTTCGGAGATATGAGA GTTTCTTTCAAGACAAAACCTTGATCGCAGTGAGCAGGTCTTACGAAGCTATTCGATTAGTTACAGCGGCAACCCATCTTGGTCTTGATGAACAGCTCGCCGAACAGGAAGATCCGAACATAATTACGAATTTCACAAAATGTGGATGGACATGGGATCCGGAACCGAAGCTGTTGTATCCCAAACCCATCGTCGTGTCGGCCGCGGAGCCTCAGTCTTCCAATGGGATTCGCAAGGCGATGGCAATGCTGGGAACGCGTGCGGGTTAA
- a CDS encoding ATPase, F0 complex, subunit E, mitochondrial, protein MASQGVNVLRYSALVAGLVYGVYHQSSLNSVTKRAEIEHEYARKERLIEQAKAEYRKKTQPQQETKTQTSGLITNFEDPKFDLEAFLKAKAE, encoded by the exons ATGGCTAGCCAGGGTGTCAAT GTTCTCCGTTACTCGGCCCTCGTTGCCGGTCTCGTCTATGGTGTCTACCACCAGTCCTCTCTCAACTCGGTGACCAAGCGCGCAGAGATTGAACATGAGTATGCTCGGAAGGAGCGCCTGATCGAGCAGGCCAAGGCGGAATACAGGAAGAAGACCCAGCCCCAGCAAGAAACCAAGACACAGACCAGCGGAC TTATCACGAATTTCGAGGATCCCAAGTTCGACCTGGAGGCATTCCTGAAGGCTAAGGCTGAGTAA
- a CDS encoding Oleate delta-12 desaturase yields the protein MTVTQRQPVKQVEQQTDVPSLQALRDAIPKECFESSLATSLLYLARDIIYCAALIYAALHIHLLPSLPMRIVAWAVYGFFQGCVGTGLWILAHECGHGAFSKHQGINDFIGWATHSFLMVPYFSWKITHARHHRYTGHMEKDTVFVPWTEDDLASKRNVSIEQLKHLAEETPIVSFIQLIGHQLLGWQLYLILNVTAGSKSGPEGGEKVKFESHYNPSSSIFTAAQWKLIAYSDIGLLIMGSIVWYTGTIIGAWNVFFLYVVPYLWVHHWLIAITYLQHTHPDVAHYTAEAWTYTKGALATIDRTTGFIGRHFFHEIIDYHVVHHLFSRIPFYEAEKATKAIQPMLGNNYHEEKEESFLYSLMMTFRKCIYVSESKGRASGQPGVLHFVISDESK from the exons ATGACTGTGACTCAAAGGCAGCCTGTCAAACAGGTAGAACAG CAAACCGATGTTCCCAGCTTGCAAGCCCTCAGAGATGCAATCCCGAAGGAatgttttgaatcctccCTCGCAACCTCCCTCCTCTACCTCGCTCGCGATATCATCTATTGTGCAGCTCTGATTTACGCAGCACTCCACATTCATCTTCTCCCTTCTCTGCCCATGCGAATTGTTGCCTGGGCTGTATATGGGTTCTTCCAAGGCTGTGTTGGCACAGGACTATGGATTCTTGCTCACGAATGTGGCCACGGCGCCTTTTCGAAGCACCAAGGGATCAATGATTTTATTGGTTGGGCCACACACTCCTTCCTTATGGTGCCATACTTCTCATGGAAGATCACGCACGCTCGCCACCACCGCTACACCGGCCACATGGAAAAGGACACCGTCTTTGTCCCCTGGACTGAGGATGATTTGGCATCAAAGAGAAATGTTAGCATTGAGCAATTGAAGCACCTCGCAGAGGAGACACCGATTGTCTCCTTTATTCAGCTCATCGGACACCAGTTATTGGGATGGCAGTTGTATCTCATCCTGAATGTGACTGCTGGTTCCAAGAGTGGCCCTGAAGGGGGTGAGAAGGTGAAGTTTGAAAGCCATTACAACCCATCAAGCTCAATCTTCACGGCCGCCCAATGGAAGCTCATTGCCTACTCTGACATCGGCTTGCTGATCATGGGCTCTATCGTGTGGTACACCGGAACCATCATCGGAGCGTGGaacgtcttcttcctctaTGTGGTCCCCTATCTCTGGGTTCACCACTGGCTGA TTGCCATCACATACCTTCAACACACCCACCCCGATGTTGCTCACTATACCGCGGAAGCCTGGACTTACACCAAGGGAGCACTGGCCACAATTGACCGCACAACCGGCTTCATTGGCCGTCACTTCTTCCACGAGATCATTGACTACCATGTGGTCCACCACCTCTTCAGCCGTATTCCCTTCTACGAAGCCGAGAAAGCTACCAAGGCTATTCAGCCCATGCTCGGTAACAACTACCAcgaggaaaaggaagagagctTCTTGTACTCCTTGATGATGACTTTCCGCAAGTGCATCTATGTCTCGGAGAGCAAGGGACGTGCCAGTGGACAGCCTGGAGTTCTGCACTTCGTTATCTCCGATGAGAGCAAATGA
- a CDS encoding DUF1275 domain protein produces MHNRPPSPSGHIEPLTPSADRAPDDLSISQNEFKAIKFCSDRPNDEIKYTPGMWSSGDSTAVSVSGNQISEDYTVCSTISRHFRADIDTTNTDIPLLVCGFVGGLVDGLSFNAWGSFSSMQTGNTIFLALGATGQPTNPAYLWAKSLIALTVFLASNLIFIHMHRLLRPRRRSTMIISFAIQTAALLATAILIELEVITPKPEDPRAPIEWMQVLAISLLAFQAGGQICASRILALDEIPTVVVTAMLCDLLVDPKLTAKHNPKRNRRIGAFLALFLGAMTAGGLSKTTSMASSIWFAMGLKLAITLGWVVWRREGRRKIDFDV; encoded by the exons ATGCACAACCGGCCCCCTTCCCCGTCGGGACATATCGAGCCACTCACACCTTCAGCTGACCGTGCCCCTGATGACCTTTCCATATCCCAGAACGAGTTCAAAGCCATCAAATTTTGTTCGGACAGGCCCAATGATGAAATCAAGTATACACCGGGCATGTGGTCTTCTGGGGACAGCACAGCAGTTTCTGTCTCTGGCAATCAAATATCAGAAGACTACACGGTGTGCTCAACCATTTCCCGCCACTTCCGAGCAGACATAGATACCACCAATACCGATATTCCTCTTTTAGTATGCGGGTTCGTTGGTGGTTTGGTAGATGGGCTATCTTTTAATGCATGGGGCAGCTTTTCCAGTATGCAAACAG GAAATACCATATTCTTGGCCTTGGGTGCGACCGGTCAGCCTACAAACCCAGCATACCTCTGGGCGAAGTCCCTGATCGCCCTGACCGTCTTTCTTGCGAGCAATTTAATCTTCATCCACATGCATCGGCTCTTGAGGCCACGACGCCGCTCAACCATGATAATCTCATTTGCCATTCAGACTGCTGCCCTTTTGGCGACAGCTATTCTAATCGAGCTGGAGGTCATCACCCCAAAGCCCGAGGACCCCAGAGCTCCAATCGAATGGATGCAAGTCTTGGCTATTTCACTTCTGGCTTTCCAAGCCGGAGGCCAGATCTGTGCTTCCCGGATTCTAGCCTTGGATGAGATTCCAACTGTTGTTGTTACGGCTATGCTATGCGATCTACTTGTCGATCCAAAGTTGACTGCAAAACACAATCCGAAGCGCAACCGTCGAATAGGAGCTTTTCTCGCGTTGTTTCTGGGCGCCATGACCGCGGGTGGGCTTTCTAAGACCACTAGTATGGCATCTAGTATATGGTTTGCCATGGGCCTGAAGCTGGCAATTACCTTGGGGTGGGTTGTTTGGCGGCGGGAGGGGAGGAGAAAGATTGATTTTGATGTATGA
- a CDS encoding Oligosaccharyl transferase, STT3 subunit, with product MAPSSLDVVLKGSSGRNTRGLLRVIILCTIAAAAVASRLFSVIRFESIIHEFDPWFNFRATKYLIENGFYSFWDWFDDRTWHPLGRVTGGTLYPGLMVTSGVIYHILRLLTIPVDIRNICVLLAPGFSGLTALAMYLLTSEMSDSPSAGLLAAAFMGITPGYISRSVAGSYDNEAIAIFLLVFTFYLWIKAVKNGSIMWGALTALFYGYMVSAWGGYVFITNLIPLHVFVLLCMGRYSTRVYISYTTWYALGTLGSMQIPFVGFLPIRNSDHMSALGVFGLIQLVAFAEFIRAYLPGKQFQKLLTSMVLLTFGLGLGGLVLLSVSGVIAPWSGRFYSLWDTGYAKIHIPIIASVSEHQPTAWPAFFFDLNFLIWLFPAGVFMCFQKLKDEHVFVVIYSVLASYFAGVMVRLMLTLTPIVCVAAALALSCILDNFLVASSPSTATKAKTTTEDKSLRSTRNPVVGIYSWFSKSVVVASVTLYLLLFVAHCTWVTSNAYSSPSVVLASKLPDGSQFIIDDYREAYYWLRQNTPDNAKIMSWWDYGYQIGGMADRPTLVDNNTWNNTHIATVGKAMSSREEVSYPILRQHDVDYVLVVFGGLLGYSGDDLNKFLWMVRIAEGIWPDEVKERDYFTARGEYRVDEEATPAMKNSLMYKMCYHNYQSLFPAGQAMDRVRGTKLPKESPQLNTLEEAFTSENWIVRLYKVKDLDNLGRDHSNAVAFDKGLKRKRAPKHKGPRVLRTE from the exons ATGGCCCCGTCTTCGCTTGATGTTGTGTTGAAAGGCAGCTCAGGCCGGAACACGCGCGGTCTATTGCGGGTTATCATTCTTTGTACCATTGCCGCCGCCGCGGTGGCCAGCCGTTTGTTCAGTGTTATTA GATTTGAAAGTATCATCCACGAAT TTGATCCGTGGTTTAACTTCCGTGCGACAAAATATTTGATTGAAAATGGCTTTTACAGCTTCTGGGATTGGTTTGATGATC GAACATGGCACCCTCTTGGTCGTGTTACTGGTGGTACACTCTATCCTGGCCTGATGGTGACCAGCGGCGTGATCTACCATATCCTTCGTCTCCTTACCATCCCCGTCGATATTCGAAATATTTGTGTCCTGCTCGCTCCCGGATTCTCTGGACTAACAGCCCTGGCGATGTATCTTCTGACTTCCGAGATGTCCGACTCTCCCTCCGCAGGTCTTCTGGCTGCTGCTTTCATGGGAATTACACCCGGTTACATTTCGCGGTCTGTGGCAGGCAGCTATGATAACGAAGCCATTGCCATTTTTCTATTGGTGTTCACATTCTACCTCTGGATCAAGGCCGTGAAGAATGGTTCGATCATGTGGGGAGCCTTGACTGCATTGTTCTATGGATATATGGTTTCTGCTTGGGGTGGATACGTCTTCATTACCAACCTGATTCCTCTTCATGTCTTTGTTCTTCTATGCATGGGCCGATACAGCACCCGTGTCTATATCAGCTACACCACTTGGTATGCCCTGGGAACATTGGGAAGCATGCAGATTCCCTTCGTCGGTTTCCTGCCAATTCGCAACAGTGATCACATGTCTGCGCTCG GTGTCTTTGGATTGATCCAATTGGTGGCGTTTGCAGAGTTCATCCGAGCCTACCTCCCTGGCAAGCAGTTCCAAAAGCTCCTCACTTCTATGGTCTTGCTTACGTTCGGCCTTGGACTTGGTGGTCTTGTCCTGTTGTCGGTATCTGGGGTCATTGCTCCTTGGAGTGGGCGCTTCTACTCTCTGTGGGATACCGGATACGCCAAGATTCATATCCCAATTATTGCCTCGGTCTCCGAGCACCAGCCCACTGCCTGGCctgcgttcttctttgaCCTGAATTTCCTTATCTGGCTGTTCCCGGCCGGTGTTTTCATGTGCTTCCAGAAGCTCAAGGATGAGCATGTCTTTGTGGTCATCTACTCAGTCCTTGCTAGTTACTTTGCCGGCGTTATGGTCCGTCTGATGCTGACCTTGACCCCCATTGTGTGTGTTGCGGCTGCTCTGGCCTTGTCGTGCATCCTCGATAATTTCCTGGTTGCGTCGAGCCCAAGCACTGCAACCAAGGCTAAAACAACCACGGAAGATAAGTCCCTCCGGTCAACCAGGAACCCTGTTGTCGGTATCTACTCCTGGTTCTCCAAGTCTGTTGTGGTAGCCTCGGTCACTCTATACCTGCTTCTGTTTGTTGCGCACTGCACCTGGGTTACTTCCAATGCATACTCCTCGCCCTCCGTGGTTCTGGCCAGCAAGCTCCCCGATGGAAGCCAGTTCATCATCGATGACTATCGTGAGGCCTACTATTGGCTCCGCCAGAACACTCCGGATAATGCGAAGATCATGTCCTGGTGGGATTACGGATATcaaattggtggcatggctGACCGCCCCACTCTGGTTGACAACAACACCTGGAATAACACCCATATTGCCACTGTTGGCAAGGCAATGAGCTCACGCGAGGAAGTCAGTTACCCAATTTTGCGACAGCACGATGTCGACTATGTCCTGGTCGTGTTTGGTGGACTACTCGGCTACTCAGGTGATGATTTGAACAAGTTCCTTTGGATGGTTCGTATTGCCGAGGGTATCTGGCCAGACGAGGTGAAGGAGCGCGATTACTTCACCGCTCGTGGCGAGTACCGTGTTGACGAAGAGGCCACCCCCGCCATGAAGAACAGCTTGAT GTACAAGATGTGTTACCACAACTACCAGTCGCTCTTCCCGGCTGGTCAAGCCATGGATCGTGTTCGTGGCACAAAACTTCCCAAGGAAAGCCCCCAGCTCAACACACTGGAAGAGGCTTTCACTAGTGAGAACTGGATCGTTCGTCTCTACAAGGTGAAGGATTTGGATAACCTTGGTCGTGATCATAGCAACGCAGTTGCCTTTGACAAGGGCCTGAAGCGCAAGCGTGCCCCCAAGCACAAGGGTCCTCGTGTTCTGCGAACCGAGTAg
- a CDS encoding Coiled-coil domain-containing protein 56: MATGIFNSTYYGKDYRAGAALLRARRPYLFKNTITGFGLFAFTVAVYTYTLKAVGQEEFADVKIPDAPADKK; this comes from the exons ATGGCTACCGGAAT CTTCAACTCTACCTACTATGGCAAGGACTACCGCGCCGGTGCCGCCCTCCTGCGTGCCCGTCGCCCATACTTGTTCAAGAATACTATCACAGGCTTTGGGCTATTCGCGTTTACAGTTGCAGTCT ACACCTACACTCTGAAGGCTGTCGGCCAAGAAGAATTCGCCGACGTCAAGATCCCCGATGCCCCCGCGGACAAGAAATAA
- a CDS encoding Dynein intermediate chain, putative: MSMQQRKDEILAKRAKLAELKKQRELRQKEFSSRMSVGDASEIISPVPSRTDNRHDLDDLISRLVDRPASASLSHGADGQSRRGSRPTSVLSASQLSGENADTYAVPLRPQSQSIAVQTTDEPWASTATEAPQPPELEPEYKSTPKPEVVTYSKAVQTDGIDLKPETPEESVASDDEESPGTTRSSKRLSRRDRERDEEIRQKLRKEIEDELQTTNQADNNEETTAQSTKLRYPLRKLDDDELRAVTSSNEFLDFVERSSKVIERALDEDYDVLTDYELGGTDGHLQEDEETGKKRRGMQEVCHFWDERWSKNRIISDLSFSPKFPELLLASYTKNTSAPHEPDGLVQIWNQHLQTRPEYVFHSTSDILTAKFSPYHPNLIVGGSYSGQVLVWDTRSSRAGGGSPVQKTPLSGGGHAHPVYSISIVGTQNAHNIMTASTDGVVCGWTMDMLSYPQDRVELTTPPPSKTEDLAPTTMSFPHTDPTFFIVGTEEGVIYPCHRYDRAGAKSGTDHRLAYKGHTAPIMSTAFHPGRGPVDLGDLMLSSSLDWSVKLWRVRPPATTASATSGMAQSQVVSPILDITRDDVVYDARWHPTRPGVFSLVDGAGNVEVWDLASGTEVPVAREVVDNTHGNIMSRSLNKVAWDEREGRRLATGGLNGVVTVFEVGKGLCGLPEEVPADEWTGMKRLVGKLEQKDKDRVT; this comes from the exons ATGTCAATGCAGCAGCGCAAGGATGAGATCCTCGCGAAGCGGGCCAAGCTTGCCGAGCTCAAAAAGCAGCGCGAGCTGCGCCAGAAGGAATTTTCTTCCCGAATGAGCGTCGGGGATGCTTCCGAG ATTATCTCACCAGTACCGAGCCGCACAGATAACAGACACGACCTTGATGATTTGATCTCTCGCTTGGTCGACCGCCCGGCATCGGCCTCCCTTAGCCACGGTGCTGATGGCCAGTCGCGGAGAGGAAGTCGACCAACCTCCGTGTTGAGCGCCAGCCAATTAAGTGGAGAGAATGCGGATACATATGCAGTTCCATTGCGACCACAATCCCAGTCCATTGCCGTCCAGACAACAGATGAGCCTTGGGCTTCCACTGCAACGGAAGCCCCGCAACCCCCTGAACTTGAACCCGAATACAAGTCCACACCCAAACCAGAAGTTGTAACCTATAGCAAGGCCGTTCAAACAGACGGAATCGACTTAAAGCCCGAGACCCCCGAAGAGTCTGTCGCTTCGGACGATGAGGAGTCACCTGGTACTACGCGGTCGAGCAAGCGTCTCAGTCGACGAGACCGGGAGAGAGATGAGGAAATCCGACAAAAGCTTCGCAAGGAAATTGAGGACGAGCTTCAAACTACCAACCAGGCCGATAATAATGAGGAAACAACTGCACAATCCACAAAGCTGCGGTATCCTCTACGCAAACTCGATGACGATGAACTGAGGGCAGTCACATCATCGAACGAGTTCCTAGACTTTGTCGAGCGATCTTCGAAGGTCATCGAACGGGCTTTGGACGAAGACTATGACGTATTGACTGACTATGAGCTGGGTGGAACTGATGGACATCtgcaagaagatgaggagacTGGCAAGAAAAGGAGAGGAATGCAAGAAGTGTGCCATTTCTGGGACGAGCGATGGAGTAAGAATCGCATTATTAGTGATTTGAGTTTCTCTCCGAAG TTCCCCGAATTGTTGCTTGCATCATACACCAAAAACACCTCTGCTCCCCACGAACCCGATGGACTTGTTCAGATCTGGAACCAGCACTTACAAACTCGCCCGGAATATGTGTTCCATTCGACATCCGATATCCTTACCGCAAAGTTCTCTCCTTACCATCCTAACCTTATTGTTGGAGGCTCTTATTCAGGGCAGGTGCTCGTGTGGGACACTCGCTCCTCGCGCGCCGGTGGAGGCTCTCCAGTACAAAAGACCCCCCTTTCAGGAGGCGGACACGCCCATCCTGTCTACAGCATCTCAATCGTTGGCACGCAGAATGCACACAATATCATGACTGCCTCCACGGACGGTGTGGTCTGCGGTTGGACGATGGATATGCTCTCTTACCCACAAGATCGTGTGGAACTGACTACACCTCCCCCATCTAAGACTGAGGATCTTGCTCCAACTACCATGTCATTCCCTCACACTGATCCTACGTTCTTCATTGTCGGTACTGAAGAGGGGGTCATCTACCCGTGCCACCGGTATGATCGGGCCGGAGCCAAGTCCGGCACAGACCACCGCCTAGCCTACAAAGGACATACGGCACCAATCATGTCTACCGCATTCCACCCCGGTCGTGGACCCGTAGACCTCGGTGATCTTATGCTGAGTTCCAGTTTAGACTGGAGCGTTAAGCTCTGGCGTGTGCGGCCACCTGCGACGACCGCCTCTGCCACATCTGGCATGGCCCAATCCCAAGTCGTCTCACCCATTCTCGATATTACCCGTGACGATGTTGTCTACGATGCCCGCTGGCACCCAACCCGACCTGGCGTGTTCTCTCTTGTCGATGGTGCTGGCAACGTCGAAGTCTGGGACCTCGCTTCAGGTACCGAAGTACCAGTCGCGCGTGAAGTTGTCGACAATACCCATGGCAACATCATGTCCCGAAGCCTCAACAAGGTTGCGTGGGACGAGCGTGAGGGACGCCGATTGGCAACTGGTGGCCTCAATGGTGTTGTCACAGTCTTTGAAGTTGGCAAGGGTCTCTGTGGGCTACCGGAGGAAGTGCCGGCGGACGAGTGGACTGGTATGAAACGGCTTGTGGGAAAGCTTGAGCAAAAAGATAAGGATCGGGTGACTTAA
- a CDS encoding Conidiation protein Con-6, putative codes for MPTEERLNEMRGYKASLSNPNVSEEAKQNAKAMLEDLGGDQPRKELHQARGDQNKNPTRVSAGLKAAQQNPNVTEAGKQRAAEKMEQRSAPEE; via the exons ATGCCTACAGAAGAAAGACTCAATGAGATGCGTGGGTACAAGGC CTCGCTGAGCAACCCAAACGTTTCAGAAGAGGCAAAGCAGAATGCAAAAGCTATGCTTGAGGATCTCGGCGGTGATCAGCCTCGCAAGGAATTACATCAGGCAAGAGGCGATCAAAACAAAAACCCAACGAGAGTCTCAGCTGGGCTTAAAGC GGCGCAACAAAATCCTAACGTGACGGAGGCCGGGAAGCAGAGAGCTGCTGAGAAGATGGAGCAGAGAAGTGCCCCGGAGGAGTAG